From a single Etheostoma cragini isolate CJK2018 unplaced genomic scaffold, CSU_Ecrag_1.0 ScbMSFa_406, whole genome shotgun sequence genomic region:
- the chodl gene encoding chondrolectin translates to QTVCLGGPERPCYKIAYFHDVSSRVAFSEALQACKMDGGSLLSIETPAEQTDIENLLQVRHTQPSGGGGGIADGDFWIGLTRGDGVEQAAELGNSLVSCPERYRWTDGGLAGFRNWYLDEPSCGGEACVVMYHQPTANHGPGGAYLHQWNDDRCNMKHNFICKYTPEIHLEKKQVDTPGGGGTEVTTGGSVVRAAGSEEVPPQVTMAGPSGRTS, encoded by the exons GTCAGACGGTGTGTCTGGGGGGTCCCGAGCGCCCTTGCTATAAAATCGCATATTTCCACGACGTGTCGAGCCGCGTTGCGTTCAGCGAGGCGCTTCAGGCCTGCAAGATGGACGGAGGCTCCCTGCTGAGCATCGAGACCCCCGCCGAGCAGACGGACATCGAAAACCTTCTtcaggtgagacacacacaacccag CGGGGGGGGCGGCGGGATAGCGGACGGAGATTTTTGGATCGGTCTGACTCGGGGGGACGGAGTCGAACAGGCGGCAGAACTCGGCAACAGCTTGGTCTCCTGTCCGGAGCGTTACCGCTGGACGGACGGCGGCCTCGCCGGTTTCag GAACTGGTATTTAGATGAGCCGTCCTGCGGGGGGGAGGCGTGCGTGGTGATGTACCATCAGCCAACAGCCAATCACGGGCCGGGCGGGGCTTATCTCCACCAATGGAACGATGACCGCTGCAACATGAAACACAACTTCATCTGCAAATACACACCAG aGATCCATCTTGAGAAGAAACAGGTGGACACACCTGGAGGGGGGGGCACAG aggtaACCACAGGTGGAAGTGTGGTCAGGGCTGCTGGCAGTGAGGAGGTT